The Nerophis lumbriciformis linkage group LG05, RoL_Nlum_v2.1, whole genome shotgun sequence genome contains a region encoding:
- the wnt16 gene encoding protein Wnt-16 encodes METSRVRGVCTLTALLLLLCVCVWPPSCGASWMLLGLSSAGQADEAGCSELPLSAQQREVCRKRTFLIPSIRDAARLAISECQNQFRHERWNCSTRQHPSVFGHELTSGTKETAFLYAVMAAGLVHAVTRFCSHGNVSECGCDARLKGAGSPAEGWHWGGCSDHVQYGTWLSRRFIDHAAKNTSTDARGHALLNMNVHNSEAGRQAVVMTMSTDCRCHGVSGSCAVKTCWRTMAPFGQVGGYLKERYEHSVQLWAGGRRKSKRKEPPRRPPVDKHQLVFINKSPNYCLENRRWGVFGTRGRRCNRTSSGPDGCKLLCCGRGYNTHVERHVHRCACKFVWCCYVRCRRCESMSDTHTCK; translated from the exons ATGGAGACGAGCCGGGTCCGAGGCGTGTGCACGCTGActgcgctgctgctgctgctgtgcgtgtgcgtgtggccGCCGAGCTGCGGCGCCAGCTGGAT GTTGTTGGGTTTGAGTTCTGCGGGTCAAGCCGACGAGGCAGGCTGCTCTGAACTTCCTCTGAGTGCCCAGCAGAGGGAGGTGTGCCGAAAAAGGACTTTTCTGATCCCCAGCATTCGGGACGCTGCCCGGCTGGCCATTAGCGAGTGTCAGAACCAGTTCCGACACGAGCGCTGGAACTGTTCCACCCGCCAACACCCGTCCGTCTTTGGCCACGAGCTGACAAGCG GAACCAAGGAAACAGCCTTCCTTTACGCGGTGATGGCGGCCGGGCTGGTCCACGCCGTCACGCGCTTTTGTAGCCACGGCAACGTGAGCGAGTGCGGCTGCGACGCCCGCCTGAAGGGGGCGGGTTCTCCCGCCGAGGGTTGGCACTGGGGAGGCTGCTCGGACCACGTCCAGTACGGGACCTGGCTTAGCCGCAGGTTCATCGATCATGCCGCCAAAAACACGTCGACCGACGCCAGAGGCCACGCCCTCCTCAACATGAACGTGCAcaacagcgaggcggggcgcCAG GCTGTCGTCATGACGATGTCCACCGACTGTCGCTGTCACGGCGTGTCGGGCTCGTGCGCCGTCAAGACGTGCTGGAGGACCATGGCGCCGTTCGGCCAGGTGGGCGGCTACCTGAAGGAGCGCTACGAGCACAGCGTCCAGCTGTGGGCGGGCGGCAGGAGGAAAAGCAAAAGAAAGGAGCCGCCACGGCGCCCCCCGGTGGACAAACACCAGCTGGTCTTTATCAACAAGTCGCCCAACTACTGCCTGGAGAACCGCCGCTGGGGCGTGTTCGGCACCAGGGGGCGCCGCTGCAACCGCACCTCCAGCGGGCCCGACGGCTGCAAGCTGCTCTGCTGTGGGCGTGGCTACAACACGCACGTGGAGCGTCACGTGCACCGTTGCGCGTGCAAGTTTGTGTGGTGCTGCTACGTGCGCTGCAGGCGCTGCGAGAGTATGAGCGACACGCACACGTGTAAGTGA